AGGGTCGATGAGGTGATTACATTCTTCTCAGCTATAAACACTAGTAAAAAAGGAAAGTTCGTTTTACAACTATGTGAAAGTACTGTCTGCGGTGTCAAGAAGAAGCATCTGATGGGAGAAGCTATTGAAAAAAAATTAAATATTAAATTAGGAGAAACTACTCCTGATAACTTATTTACATTTGAACACACTCCATGTTTTGGTGCTTGTGATATTGCTCCTGCTATGAGAGTTAATGGTGTAGTTCATGGAAATCTCACAGTTGATAAGATAACAGACCTAATAGATCAACTTTCTAAGGATGGTGGGAACAATAAATAATAAATTTAATATTAAGATGATCAGTGAAAATTTTGGAAAATATAAATATGATGAGATCGATAAATATATAGAGCTCGATGGATTTAGTGGGCTTAAAGTAGCTTTTGAAAAAGGAAAGCAACATGTTATAGATGAATTAAAAATCTCTGGTCTCCGTGGAAGAGGGGGAGCTGCTTTCCCTACCTGGCAAAAATGGAAGGGTGGACTCAATGAATTAGAGCAAGAAACTTTTGTTATATGTAATGCTGACGAAGGGGAACCAGCTACATTTAAAGACAGAGAACTCCTCTCACAAGATCCTTATAAAGTTATTGAAGGACTCACTATTTCCGGATATATGAGAAGTGCTAAAACTGGAACTATATATCTCAGAGAAGAGTATACATATATGAAGCATCAAATAGAAAAGGCTATTGAGTTATCTAGGGAAAGAGGATATTTAGGAAAAAATATCTTAGGAACAGGATTTGATTTTGATATCAGAGTATTTTCTGGAGCTGGAGCTTATGTATGTGGCGAAGGATCTGCTCTTATTGAATCTATGGAAGGAAAAGCAGGGAAACCCAGACTTAAAGCTCCTAGAATTAGTTCTCAAGGATATCTTCAAATGCCAACACAGTCTAATAATGTAGAAAGTTTAGCGGTAGCGGCTACTATTTTAAAGATGGGAGCTTCTAAATATGCTGAATATGGATATGGAGAAAGTGTTGGAACTAAATTAATCAGTATTTGTGGAAATATAAATAAACCTGCTGTATATGAGATACCATTTGGGATTACTCTCAGAGAGATTATCGAAGAGGTAGCTGGCGGCGTTGAAAACAATAAAAAAGTCAAGTTTTTACAACTTGGAGGAGTTTCTGGTCCATTGGTACCGGAAAGTTTGTTAGATACTAGATACACATATGAGGATCTTTGGGATCTAGATCTTGGGATAGGATCTGGTGCTATCTTAGTCGCTGATGAGGATATGTCTGTTATAGAATATATGAAATTAGCTAACGATTTCTTCCACCATGAATCTTGTGGAAAGTGTATTCCTTGCAGGGAAGGGGTCCATGCATATAAAAAAATAATAGATAAATTATTGAATAAAACTGCAAAAAAAAGTGATATAGATTATCTTTTAGAGATTGGAACTTTGATGAATGAAACTTCTTTCTGTGGGCTTGGTCAAACAGCAGCTACTCCTGTTTTAAAAGCTATCAAGTATTTTAAAGATGAACTATATACAGCAACAATTGATTAATAAAAAAATTTATGCATTAGGAGGAAAATGTGAAAAACTTGGTTAAAATTACTATAAATGACAAAGAATACAGTGTCCCTGAAAATACAAAAGTATTGAGGGCATGTGAAAATATAGGTATCAAAATCCCTACTTTTTGTGATGACAAAAGACTGGTTCCAACAGGAGCCTGCAGGATGTGTGTCGTAGAAATAGGTAGTGGAGGGAGAACAAAACTTCAAACTTCATGTTCAACAGATGTTAAAGAAGGTATGGTTATAAACACAGATACAGAAAAAGTAGCCAATGCCAGAAGAACTATACTAAAACTTCTTTGGGCCAGTCATCCTAACGAATGCCCCACTTGCGAAAAATCAGGAGAATGTAAGTTACAGGATTACTCCTACGAATATGGTGTTGATATCGATGCCATCGCCGATATTCAGGAACACAGAGGTATTCCTAAAAATAAAGATGCTAAATTTTATTCAATTGACAGCAATAAATGTATCTCTTGTAATAAATGTGTAAGAATTTGCAGTCAGCTACAATGTAACGACGCATTGGGTCTGAATAATAGAGGTCCCCATACTGTTGTTGATAGAGCGAGTTTCAATGGAAATACTAATTGTACAGAGTGCGGTGCCTGTGTTCATGCATGTCCTGTAGGATGTCTTATGCCAAAATCCAAAGAAAAATTTAGAAATTGGCAGGTTCAAAAAACCCAGACAACGTGCTCATATTGTGGTGTAGGCTGCCAGTTAAACTTAGTTACAAAAGATAATAAAGTTGTTAGAATCGATCCAGTTATGGATAAGGTCAACAATGGTCTGTACTGTGTTAAGGGAGTTTTTGCATATAACTTTATCAATCATAGAGACAGACTTACAACTCCTTTAATAAGAAAAGACGGGAAATTAACTGAATGTTCTTGGGAAGAAGCCTATGAGTTTATTGATTTTAACAGAAAGAAAACGTTATCTGAAAAAGGCGGGGCAGGATTTGCCGGACTGGCCAGCGCTAGAACAACAAATGAAGATAACTACCTTTTCCAAAAAATGGTCAGAAGTGGATTCCAGACAAATTCCATAGACCATTGTGCCCGTCTCTGACATTCTTCTACAGTTGCAGGTCTTGCAACTATGCTTGGTAGTGGAGCCATGACAAATTCCATAGAAGAAGTAGTCGATAACGATACTATATTTGTAATCGGAAGTAACACAACGGAAGCTCATCCTGTTATTGGAGCATCTATAAAACAAGCCGTGAGAAAGGGAGCA
This sequence is a window from Psychrilyobacter atlanticus DSM 19335. Protein-coding genes within it:
- a CDS encoding complex I 24 kDa subunit family protein produces the protein MGNEYIDNILSNFNFSKIELLPILTEIQKQNKDNYISDDISDYVAVKLKMPKARVDEVITFFSAINTSKKGKFVLQLCESTVCGVKKKHLMGEAIEKKLNIKLGETTPDNLFTFEHTPCFGACDIAPAMRVNGVVHGNLTVDKITDLIDQLSKDGGNNK
- a CDS encoding complex I 51 kDa subunit family protein: MVGTINNKFNIKMISENFGKYKYDEIDKYIELDGFSGLKVAFEKGKQHVIDELKISGLRGRGGAAFPTWQKWKGGLNELEQETFVICNADEGEPATFKDRELLSQDPYKVIEGLTISGYMRSAKTGTIYLREEYTYMKHQIEKAIELSRERGYLGKNILGTGFDFDIRVFSGAGAYVCGEGSALIESMEGKAGKPRLKAPRISSQGYLQMPTQSNNVESLAVAATILKMGASKYAEYGYGESVGTKLISICGNINKPAVYEIPFGITLREIIEEVAGGVENNKKVKFLQLGGVSGPLVPESLLDTRYTYEDLWDLDLGIGSGAILVADEDMSVIEYMKLANDFFHHESCGKCIPCREGVHAYKKIIDKLLNKTAKKSDIDYLLEIGTLMNETSFCGLGQTAATPVLKAIKYFKDELYTATID